A stretch of the Lactuca sativa cultivar Salinas chromosome 9, Lsat_Salinas_v11, whole genome shotgun sequence genome encodes the following:
- the LOC128125847 gene encoding beta-glucosidase 11-like isoform X4 — translation MSNHVYLHVVSILLVVVGNYNYVRVFVYGVVDEYGRDDFPAEFVFGSGTSAYQVEGAVLEDGRSFSIWDTFAHSGFYSGANGDIACDGYHKYKEDIQLMADTGLEAYRFSISWSRLVPNGRGSVNVKGLQFYNDFINRLITHGIQPHVTLHHDDLPQILEDEYGGWISRKSVKDYVAYADVCFREFGDRVLHWTTINEANVYALGGYDVGFLPPGRCSSPFGYINCSRGDSTTEPYLAAHHMLLAHASTVKLYREKYKAMQHGFVGLNVFAYWFEPYTNTTEDVKATQRAHDFYLGWFLNPLVNGDYPEIVKKNAGNRIPTFTELESERIKGSFDFIGINHYSTLYVKDNPSSLETDTRDVLGDMAATLIYGGDDGNGSLPTQFLVNPMGLEKLLNYLKEEYENPPIYIHENGQEQPRNGTLTDTPRVEYLHAYIGALLDAVRNGSNMMGYFVWSFFDLFELLDGYNSGFGLYYVDLDDKELTRYPKLSAHWYAKFLKGKNMSDIILNLKR, via the exons ATGTCGAATCATGTCTATCTTCATGTTGTTTCTATTCTTTTGGTGGTGGTCGGAAACTATAATTATGTCAGAGTTTTCGTCTATGGTGTGGTTGATGAATACGGAAGAGATGATTTTCCCGCTGAATTCGTTTTTGGTTCCGGAACTTCTGCTTATCAG GTTGAAGGAGCAGTGCTGGAAGATGGAAGAAGTTTCAGCATTTGGGACACCTTCGCCCACTCAG GTTTCTATAGCGGTGCAAATGGAGACATAGCATGTGATGGGTATCATAAATACAAG GAAGACATTCAACTTATGGCAGACACAGGTTTGGAAGCATATAGATTTTCCATCTCTTGGTCCAGACTCGTCCCAA ATGGAAGAGGATCTGTCAATGTAAAGGGCTTACAATTCTACAACGATTTCATCAATAGGCTTATCACCCATG GAATACAGCCACATGTTACATTACATCATGATGATCTACCACAGATACTTGAAGATGAATATGGAGGATGGATTAGTAGAAAATCAGT GAAAGACTACGTTGCGTATGCTGATGTTTGCTTCAGAGAATTTGGTGATAGGGTTTTGCATTGGACTACCATTAATGAAGCCAATGTGTATGCTTTAGGTGGTTATGATGTGGGTTTCTTACCTCCTGGACGTTGTTCTTCCCCATTTGGTTACATTAACTGTAGCAGAGGCGACTCTACTACTGAGCCATACCTTGCAGCTCACCATATGCTTCTGGCACATGCATCAACTGTGAAATTGTACCGTGAAAAATACAAG GCCATGCAACATGGTTTTGTTGGATTAAATGTCTTTGCGTATTGGTTTGAACCTTATACAAACACAACGGAAGATGTCAAAGCTACACAAAGAGCCCATGACTTCTATTTGGGCTG GTTTTTGAATCCTTTGGTGAATGGGGACTACCCAGAAATAGTGAAGAAGAATGCAGGCAACCGAATTCCAACTTTTACCGAACTTGAATCAGAGAGAATTAAGGGTTCATTTGATTTCATTGGCATAAATCACTACAGCACGCTATATGTAAAGGACAACCCAAGTAGTCTTGAAACGGATACCAGGGATGTTCTTGGAGACATGGCAGCAACccttatat ATGGCGGAGATGATGGAAATGGATCCCTTCCAACTCAG TTCCTGGTGAATCCAATGGGTCTCGAAAAGCTTCTTAACTatttaaaggaagaatatgaGAATCCTCCTATCTATATCCATGAAAATG GCCAAGAACAACCACGTAATGGAACATTGACGGACACCCCAAGGGTAGAGTACTTGCATGCGTATATTGGTGCTTTATTGGATGCAGTAAG GAATGGATCAAACATGATGGGATATTTTGTTTGGTCCTTCTTCGATCTCTTTGAGCTGTTGGATGGCTATAATTCTGGTTTTGGTCTATATTATGTTGATTTGGATGACAAAGAATTGACTCGGTATCCTAAGCTTTCTGCTCATTGGTATGCCAAATTTTTGAAAGGAAAGAACATGAGTGACATAATTCTAAACTTGAAG
- the LOC128125847 gene encoding beta-glucosidase 11-like isoform X2, whose protein sequence is MSNHVYLHVVSILLVVVGNYNYVRVFVYGVVDEYGRDDFPAEFVFGSGTSAYQVEGAVLEDGRSFSIWDTFAHSGFYSGANGDIACDGYHKYKEDIQLMADTGLEAYRFSISWSRLVPNGRGSVNVKGLQFYNDFINRLITHGIQPHVTLHHDDLPQILEDEYGGWISRKSVKDYVAYADVCFREFGDRVLHWTTINEANVYALGGYDVGFLPPGRCSSPFGYINCSRGDSTTEPYLAAHHMLLAHASTVKLYREKYKAMQHGFVGLNVFAYWFEPYTNTTEDVKATQRAHDFYLGWFLNPLVNGDYPEIVKKNAGNRIPTFTELESERIKGSFDFIGINHYSTLYVKDNPSSLETDTRDVLGDMAATLIYGGDDGNGSLPTQFLVNPMGLEKLLNYLKEEYENPPIYIHENGQEQPRNGTLTDTPRVEYLHAYIGALLDAVRNGSNMMGYFVWSFFDLFELLDGYNSGFGLYYVDLDDKELTRYPKLSAHWYAKFLKGKNMSDIILNLKVLPVADNGARDDRMAHTID, encoded by the exons ATGTCGAATCATGTCTATCTTCATGTTGTTTCTATTCTTTTGGTGGTGGTCGGAAACTATAATTATGTCAGAGTTTTCGTCTATGGTGTGGTTGATGAATACGGAAGAGATGATTTTCCCGCTGAATTCGTTTTTGGTTCCGGAACTTCTGCTTATCAG GTTGAAGGAGCAGTGCTGGAAGATGGAAGAAGTTTCAGCATTTGGGACACCTTCGCCCACTCAG GTTTCTATAGCGGTGCAAATGGAGACATAGCATGTGATGGGTATCATAAATACAAG GAAGACATTCAACTTATGGCAGACACAGGTTTGGAAGCATATAGATTTTCCATCTCTTGGTCCAGACTCGTCCCAA ATGGAAGAGGATCTGTCAATGTAAAGGGCTTACAATTCTACAACGATTTCATCAATAGGCTTATCACCCATG GAATACAGCCACATGTTACATTACATCATGATGATCTACCACAGATACTTGAAGATGAATATGGAGGATGGATTAGTAGAAAATCAGT GAAAGACTACGTTGCGTATGCTGATGTTTGCTTCAGAGAATTTGGTGATAGGGTTTTGCATTGGACTACCATTAATGAAGCCAATGTGTATGCTTTAGGTGGTTATGATGTGGGTTTCTTACCTCCTGGACGTTGTTCTTCCCCATTTGGTTACATTAACTGTAGCAGAGGCGACTCTACTACTGAGCCATACCTTGCAGCTCACCATATGCTTCTGGCACATGCATCAACTGTGAAATTGTACCGTGAAAAATACAAG GCCATGCAACATGGTTTTGTTGGATTAAATGTCTTTGCGTATTGGTTTGAACCTTATACAAACACAACGGAAGATGTCAAAGCTACACAAAGAGCCCATGACTTCTATTTGGGCTG GTTTTTGAATCCTTTGGTGAATGGGGACTACCCAGAAATAGTGAAGAAGAATGCAGGCAACCGAATTCCAACTTTTACCGAACTTGAATCAGAGAGAATTAAGGGTTCATTTGATTTCATTGGCATAAATCACTACAGCACGCTATATGTAAAGGACAACCCAAGTAGTCTTGAAACGGATACCAGGGATGTTCTTGGAGACATGGCAGCAACccttatat ATGGCGGAGATGATGGAAATGGATCCCTTCCAACTCAG TTCCTGGTGAATCCAATGGGTCTCGAAAAGCTTCTTAACTatttaaaggaagaatatgaGAATCCTCCTATCTATATCCATGAAAATG GCCAAGAACAACCACGTAATGGAACATTGACGGACACCCCAAGGGTAGAGTACTTGCATGCGTATATTGGTGCTTTATTGGATGCAGTAAG GAATGGATCAAACATGATGGGATATTTTGTTTGGTCCTTCTTCGATCTCTTTGAGCTGTTGGATGGCTATAATTCTGGTTTTGGTCTATATTATGTTGATTTGGATGACAAAGAATTGACTCGGTATCCTAAGCTTTCTGCTCATTGGTATGCCAAATTTTTGAAAGGAAAGAACATGAGTGACATAATTCTAAACTTGAAG
- the LOC128125847 gene encoding beta-glucosidase 11-like isoform X3 has protein sequence MSNHVYLHVVSILLVVVGNYNYVRVFVYGVVDEYGRDDFPAEFVFGSGTSAYQVEGAVLEDGRSFSIWDTFAHSGFYSGANGDIACDGYHKYKEDIQLMADTGLEAYRFSISWSRLVPNGRGSVNVKGLQFYNDFINRLITHGIQPHVTLHHDDLPQILEDEYGGWISRKSVKDYVAYADVCFREFGDRVLHWTTINEANVYALGGYDVGFLPPGRCSSPFGYINCSRGDSTTEPYLAAHHMLLAHASTVKLYREKYKAMQHGFVGLNVFAYWFEPYTNTTEDVKATQRAHDFYLGWFLNPLVNGDYPEIVKKNAGNRIPTFTELESERIKGSFDFIGINHYSTLYVKDNPSSLETDTRDVLGDMAATLIYGGDDGNGSLPTQFLVNPMGLEKLLNYLKEEYENPPIYIHENGQEQPRNGTLTDTPRVEYLHAYIGALLDAVRNGSNMMGYFVWSFFDLFELLDGYNSGFGLYYVDLDDKELTRYPKLSAHWYAKFLKGKNMSDIILNLKGFSGFSIVAKHF, from the exons ATGTCGAATCATGTCTATCTTCATGTTGTTTCTATTCTTTTGGTGGTGGTCGGAAACTATAATTATGTCAGAGTTTTCGTCTATGGTGTGGTTGATGAATACGGAAGAGATGATTTTCCCGCTGAATTCGTTTTTGGTTCCGGAACTTCTGCTTATCAG GTTGAAGGAGCAGTGCTGGAAGATGGAAGAAGTTTCAGCATTTGGGACACCTTCGCCCACTCAG GTTTCTATAGCGGTGCAAATGGAGACATAGCATGTGATGGGTATCATAAATACAAG GAAGACATTCAACTTATGGCAGACACAGGTTTGGAAGCATATAGATTTTCCATCTCTTGGTCCAGACTCGTCCCAA ATGGAAGAGGATCTGTCAATGTAAAGGGCTTACAATTCTACAACGATTTCATCAATAGGCTTATCACCCATG GAATACAGCCACATGTTACATTACATCATGATGATCTACCACAGATACTTGAAGATGAATATGGAGGATGGATTAGTAGAAAATCAGT GAAAGACTACGTTGCGTATGCTGATGTTTGCTTCAGAGAATTTGGTGATAGGGTTTTGCATTGGACTACCATTAATGAAGCCAATGTGTATGCTTTAGGTGGTTATGATGTGGGTTTCTTACCTCCTGGACGTTGTTCTTCCCCATTTGGTTACATTAACTGTAGCAGAGGCGACTCTACTACTGAGCCATACCTTGCAGCTCACCATATGCTTCTGGCACATGCATCAACTGTGAAATTGTACCGTGAAAAATACAAG GCCATGCAACATGGTTTTGTTGGATTAAATGTCTTTGCGTATTGGTTTGAACCTTATACAAACACAACGGAAGATGTCAAAGCTACACAAAGAGCCCATGACTTCTATTTGGGCTG GTTTTTGAATCCTTTGGTGAATGGGGACTACCCAGAAATAGTGAAGAAGAATGCAGGCAACCGAATTCCAACTTTTACCGAACTTGAATCAGAGAGAATTAAGGGTTCATTTGATTTCATTGGCATAAATCACTACAGCACGCTATATGTAAAGGACAACCCAAGTAGTCTTGAAACGGATACCAGGGATGTTCTTGGAGACATGGCAGCAACccttatat ATGGCGGAGATGATGGAAATGGATCCCTTCCAACTCAG TTCCTGGTGAATCCAATGGGTCTCGAAAAGCTTCTTAACTatttaaaggaagaatatgaGAATCCTCCTATCTATATCCATGAAAATG GCCAAGAACAACCACGTAATGGAACATTGACGGACACCCCAAGGGTAGAGTACTTGCATGCGTATATTGGTGCTTTATTGGATGCAGTAAG GAATGGATCAAACATGATGGGATATTTTGTTTGGTCCTTCTTCGATCTCTTTGAGCTGTTGGATGGCTATAATTCTGGTTTTGGTCTATATTATGTTGATTTGGATGACAAAGAATTGACTCGGTATCCTAAGCTTTCTGCTCATTGGTATGCCAAATTTTTGAAAGGAAAGAACATGAGTGACATAATTCTAAACTTGAAG
- the LOC128125847 gene encoding beta-glucosidase 11-like isoform X1 yields the protein MSNHVYLHVVSILLVVVGNYNYVRVFVYGVVDEYGRDDFPAEFVFGSGTSAYQVEGAVLEDGRSFSIWDTFAHSGFYSGANGDIACDGYHKYKEDIQLMADTGLEAYRFSISWSRLVPNGRGSVNVKGLQFYNDFINRLITHGIQPHVTLHHDDLPQILEDEYGGWISRKSVKDYVAYADVCFREFGDRVLHWTTINEANVYALGGYDVGFLPPGRCSSPFGYINCSRGDSTTEPYLAAHHMLLAHASTVKLYREKYKAMQHGFVGLNVFAYWFEPYTNTTEDVKATQRAHDFYLGWFLNPLVNGDYPEIVKKNAGNRIPTFTELESERIKGSFDFIGINHYSTLYVKDNPSSLETDTRDVLGDMAATLIYGGDDGNGSLPTQFLVNPMGLEKLLNYLKEEYENPPIYIHENGQEQPRNGTLTDTPRVEYLHAYIGALLDAVRNGSNMMGYFVWSFFDLFELLDGYNSGFGLYYVDLDDKELTRYPKLSAHWYAKFLKGKNMSDIILNLKVLVMTVGRCRLDLYTRMRFL from the exons ATGTCGAATCATGTCTATCTTCATGTTGTTTCTATTCTTTTGGTGGTGGTCGGAAACTATAATTATGTCAGAGTTTTCGTCTATGGTGTGGTTGATGAATACGGAAGAGATGATTTTCCCGCTGAATTCGTTTTTGGTTCCGGAACTTCTGCTTATCAG GTTGAAGGAGCAGTGCTGGAAGATGGAAGAAGTTTCAGCATTTGGGACACCTTCGCCCACTCAG GTTTCTATAGCGGTGCAAATGGAGACATAGCATGTGATGGGTATCATAAATACAAG GAAGACATTCAACTTATGGCAGACACAGGTTTGGAAGCATATAGATTTTCCATCTCTTGGTCCAGACTCGTCCCAA ATGGAAGAGGATCTGTCAATGTAAAGGGCTTACAATTCTACAACGATTTCATCAATAGGCTTATCACCCATG GAATACAGCCACATGTTACATTACATCATGATGATCTACCACAGATACTTGAAGATGAATATGGAGGATGGATTAGTAGAAAATCAGT GAAAGACTACGTTGCGTATGCTGATGTTTGCTTCAGAGAATTTGGTGATAGGGTTTTGCATTGGACTACCATTAATGAAGCCAATGTGTATGCTTTAGGTGGTTATGATGTGGGTTTCTTACCTCCTGGACGTTGTTCTTCCCCATTTGGTTACATTAACTGTAGCAGAGGCGACTCTACTACTGAGCCATACCTTGCAGCTCACCATATGCTTCTGGCACATGCATCAACTGTGAAATTGTACCGTGAAAAATACAAG GCCATGCAACATGGTTTTGTTGGATTAAATGTCTTTGCGTATTGGTTTGAACCTTATACAAACACAACGGAAGATGTCAAAGCTACACAAAGAGCCCATGACTTCTATTTGGGCTG GTTTTTGAATCCTTTGGTGAATGGGGACTACCCAGAAATAGTGAAGAAGAATGCAGGCAACCGAATTCCAACTTTTACCGAACTTGAATCAGAGAGAATTAAGGGTTCATTTGATTTCATTGGCATAAATCACTACAGCACGCTATATGTAAAGGACAACCCAAGTAGTCTTGAAACGGATACCAGGGATGTTCTTGGAGACATGGCAGCAACccttatat ATGGCGGAGATGATGGAAATGGATCCCTTCCAACTCAG TTCCTGGTGAATCCAATGGGTCTCGAAAAGCTTCTTAACTatttaaaggaagaatatgaGAATCCTCCTATCTATATCCATGAAAATG GCCAAGAACAACCACGTAATGGAACATTGACGGACACCCCAAGGGTAGAGTACTTGCATGCGTATATTGGTGCTTTATTGGATGCAGTAAG GAATGGATCAAACATGATGGGATATTTTGTTTGGTCCTTCTTCGATCTCTTTGAGCTGTTGGATGGCTATAATTCTGGTTTTGGTCTATATTATGTTGATTTGGATGACAAAGAATTGACTCGGTATCCTAAGCTTTCTGCTCATTGGTATGCCAAATTTTTGAAAGGAAAGAACATGAGTGACATAATTCTAAACTTGAAG
- the LOC128125847 gene encoding beta-glucosidase 11-like isoform X5, with translation MADTGLEAYRFSISWSRLVPNGRGSVNVKGLQFYNDFINRLITHGIQPHVTLHHDDLPQILEDEYGGWISRKSVKDYVAYADVCFREFGDRVLHWTTINEANVYALGGYDVGFLPPGRCSSPFGYINCSRGDSTTEPYLAAHHMLLAHASTVKLYREKYKAMQHGFVGLNVFAYWFEPYTNTTEDVKATQRAHDFYLGWFLNPLVNGDYPEIVKKNAGNRIPTFTELESERIKGSFDFIGINHYSTLYVKDNPSSLETDTRDVLGDMAATLIYGGDDGNGSLPTQFLVNPMGLEKLLNYLKEEYENPPIYIHENGQEQPRNGTLTDTPRVEYLHAYIGALLDAVRNGSNMMGYFVWSFFDLFELLDGYNSGFGLYYVDLDDKELTRYPKLSAHWYAKFLKGKNMSDIILNLKVLVMTVGRCRLDLYTRMRFL, from the exons ATGGCAGACACAGGTTTGGAAGCATATAGATTTTCCATCTCTTGGTCCAGACTCGTCCCAA ATGGAAGAGGATCTGTCAATGTAAAGGGCTTACAATTCTACAACGATTTCATCAATAGGCTTATCACCCATG GAATACAGCCACATGTTACATTACATCATGATGATCTACCACAGATACTTGAAGATGAATATGGAGGATGGATTAGTAGAAAATCAGT GAAAGACTACGTTGCGTATGCTGATGTTTGCTTCAGAGAATTTGGTGATAGGGTTTTGCATTGGACTACCATTAATGAAGCCAATGTGTATGCTTTAGGTGGTTATGATGTGGGTTTCTTACCTCCTGGACGTTGTTCTTCCCCATTTGGTTACATTAACTGTAGCAGAGGCGACTCTACTACTGAGCCATACCTTGCAGCTCACCATATGCTTCTGGCACATGCATCAACTGTGAAATTGTACCGTGAAAAATACAAG GCCATGCAACATGGTTTTGTTGGATTAAATGTCTTTGCGTATTGGTTTGAACCTTATACAAACACAACGGAAGATGTCAAAGCTACACAAAGAGCCCATGACTTCTATTTGGGCTG GTTTTTGAATCCTTTGGTGAATGGGGACTACCCAGAAATAGTGAAGAAGAATGCAGGCAACCGAATTCCAACTTTTACCGAACTTGAATCAGAGAGAATTAAGGGTTCATTTGATTTCATTGGCATAAATCACTACAGCACGCTATATGTAAAGGACAACCCAAGTAGTCTTGAAACGGATACCAGGGATGTTCTTGGAGACATGGCAGCAACccttatat ATGGCGGAGATGATGGAAATGGATCCCTTCCAACTCAG TTCCTGGTGAATCCAATGGGTCTCGAAAAGCTTCTTAACTatttaaaggaagaatatgaGAATCCTCCTATCTATATCCATGAAAATG GCCAAGAACAACCACGTAATGGAACATTGACGGACACCCCAAGGGTAGAGTACTTGCATGCGTATATTGGTGCTTTATTGGATGCAGTAAG GAATGGATCAAACATGATGGGATATTTTGTTTGGTCCTTCTTCGATCTCTTTGAGCTGTTGGATGGCTATAATTCTGGTTTTGGTCTATATTATGTTGATTTGGATGACAAAGAATTGACTCGGTATCCTAAGCTTTCTGCTCATTGGTATGCCAAATTTTTGAAAGGAAAGAACATGAGTGACATAATTCTAAACTTGAAG